A genomic segment from Spongiibacter sp. IMCC21906 encodes:
- a CDS encoding methyltransferase domain-containing protein gives MARSARGRGFKPTKKPQKTPSQTPIEMDIERLSDEGRGIGRINGKLVFVKGALAGEKVSARLLKQQKRFDEAEMLDCMEASAERVEPFCKLYEQCGGCQLQHLSINEQRQHKRRRLQQLLSALPSHSSVELDDIPLLSGDDRGYRHRARLSYRRGQLGFKAEGSHDIIAFDHCPILAEPLNHALETHRASLLAYLDTAGPSELELALGDNDHIGIKILQRNRPSDKLLSGLVAALAEGITVYEASSADHRWLSPTAQPLTYSLPQSQQLQFLPGDFTQVNQTINWQILETITAWLSPQSGERIADYFCGLGNFSKLLAASGATVIGFDAGEAMIERARQQADAAGLTIDFRKVDLFDGEQLILPQGVNKLVLDPPRAGAKLLCEYLATKKSLKIIAYVSCDPGSLKRDLQALCDGGFKVEAAVAADMFPHSQHMESLVLLSR, from the coding sequence ATGGCTAGATCAGCTCGAGGGCGTGGCTTTAAACCCACTAAAAAGCCCCAGAAAACACCGTCACAAACGCCGATTGAAATGGATATAGAGCGGCTGTCTGACGAAGGTCGAGGTATCGGTCGTATTAACGGTAAGCTCGTCTTTGTTAAAGGCGCCTTAGCAGGTGAAAAAGTATCTGCCCGGTTGCTTAAACAGCAAAAGCGTTTTGATGAAGCCGAAATGCTGGATTGTATGGAGGCCTCTGCTGAGCGAGTTGAGCCATTCTGTAAGCTGTATGAGCAATGTGGTGGCTGCCAGTTACAACACTTAAGTATTAATGAGCAGCGCCAGCATAAGCGGCGACGACTACAACAGTTGCTGTCAGCCCTACCAAGCCATAGTAGTGTGGAGCTTGATGATATACCGTTGCTTAGCGGTGATGACCGGGGATACCGGCATCGCGCTCGACTAAGTTATCGCCGTGGGCAGCTGGGATTTAAAGCCGAGGGCAGTCACGACATTATTGCCTTCGATCACTGCCCAATTTTGGCCGAGCCGTTAAATCATGCCCTTGAAACACACCGGGCGAGCTTACTTGCTTATCTGGACACTGCCGGCCCCAGTGAGTTGGAATTAGCGCTGGGCGACAATGATCATATCGGCATAAAAATTCTGCAGCGAAACCGGCCCAGTGACAAACTGCTTTCAGGATTAGTTGCTGCATTGGCAGAGGGCATCACGGTTTACGAGGCAAGCAGCGCAGACCACCGGTGGTTGAGTCCTACCGCCCAGCCGTTGACGTATTCCTTACCCCAGTCACAACAACTGCAGTTTTTGCCGGGGGACTTTACCCAGGTAAATCAGACTATCAATTGGCAAATTTTGGAGACCATTACAGCGTGGCTTTCGCCCCAATCGGGAGAGCGAATAGCCGATTATTTCTGTGGCTTGGGAAATTTCAGCAAATTGCTAGCAGCTAGCGGGGCGACCGTTATCGGTTTTGATGCTGGCGAGGCAATGATCGAACGTGCCCGACAGCAAGCGGACGCGGCGGGTTTAACTATCGATTTCCGCAAAGTTGATCTGTTTGATGGCGAGCAATTGATTTTGCCCCAAGGGGTTAACAAGCTTGTTCTTGATCCTCCCCGGGCGGGAGCAAAGTTGCTTTGCGAATATTTGGCGACTAAAAAATCACTCAAAATCATCGCTTACGTATCCTGCGATCCCGGCAGTTTAAAACGGGATTTACAGGCACTTTGTGATGGAGGGTTTAAGGTCGAGGCTGCGGTCGCTGCGGATATGTTCCCCCACAGTCAGCACATGGAATCGTTGGTGTTATTGAGTCGTTAA
- a CDS encoding 3-deoxy-7-phosphoheptulonate synthase, whose product MSKPIIENLNVEAQEVLITPARLKAALPMSDSARELVSQSRQTIRDILDRTDHRMFIVVGPCSIHDTDAALDYAQRLKKLADEVSDTLLIVMRVYFEKPRTTVGWKGLINDPHLNDTFKIEEGLNIGRKLLMDITEIGLPTATEALDPISPQYLQDFIAWSAIGARTTESQTHREMASGLSSAVGFKNGTDGGISVAMNAIGSAVHPHRFLGINDDGQVAVIHTRGNAYAHVVLRGGSAGPNYDSVHIKLCEEALEKANYPVNIMVDCSHANSNKNPALQPLVVEDVGNQILEGNKSIVGLMIESHLKPGNQSISADLSQLQYGVSVTDGCIGWDDTEATLRKLRDKVKDALRSRNS is encoded by the coding sequence ATGTCTAAACCCATTATTGAGAATCTCAACGTTGAAGCGCAGGAAGTGCTTATTACGCCCGCAAGGCTTAAAGCTGCCCTGCCCATGAGCGATAGCGCCCGCGAGTTAGTGTCCCAAAGCCGCCAAACTATTCGCGACATCCTTGATCGCACTGATCACCGCATGTTTATCGTGGTCGGCCCCTGCTCTATTCACGACACAGACGCTGCGCTGGACTATGCCCAACGTTTGAAAAAACTGGCTGATGAAGTCAGCGACACACTGCTCATTGTGATGCGCGTGTATTTTGAAAAACCCCGGACTACCGTGGGCTGGAAAGGCTTGATCAACGATCCACATTTGAACGATACCTTCAAAATTGAAGAAGGTTTAAATATCGGCCGCAAATTGCTAATGGATATTACTGAAATCGGCCTGCCGACGGCAACCGAGGCTCTAGACCCTATTTCGCCACAGTATCTGCAGGATTTTATTGCTTGGTCAGCGATTGGTGCGCGCACCACCGAATCGCAAACCCACCGGGAAATGGCCAGCGGCCTGTCTTCTGCCGTGGGTTTTAAAAATGGCACTGACGGCGGCATTTCTGTCGCCATGAATGCCATTGGCTCTGCGGTACACCCCCACCGTTTTCTGGGCATTAATGACGATGGCCAAGTCGCGGTGATTCATACTCGCGGCAACGCCTACGCCCATGTGGTATTACGTGGTGGCAGCGCTGGCCCAAACTACGATTCGGTACATATCAAACTGTGCGAAGAAGCACTGGAAAAAGCCAACTATCCAGTCAATATCATGGTGGATTGCAGCCACGCCAACTCCAACAAAAACCCCGCCCTGCAGCCATTGGTTGTAGAAGATGTGGGCAACCAGATTTTAGAGGGCAACAAATCCATTGTCGGATTAATGATTGAAAGCCACTTAAAACCGGGCAATCAGAGTATTTCCGCTGACCTCAGCCAGCTTCAATACGGTGTTTCTGTTACCGATGGCTGCATTGGTTGGGACGACACCGAGGCGACACTGCGTAAACTTCGTGACAAAGTGAAAGATGCATTGCGTAGCCGCAACAGCTGA
- a CDS encoding endonuclease/exonuclease/phosphatase family protein, with protein sequence MRILSYNVHKGFCSANRRFLLDEIRDSIRTVNADIVFLQEVVGENQQHASAVNNWIDDSQFEYLADTIWPHYAYGKNAVYDHGHHGNAILSKYHILSSDNVDVSLYRRSQRGLLFTEIEPGIHLVCVHMGLLGWERHQQFRLLEKAIAQRVPASAPLIIAGDFNDWTGSLHQRFKRRMGLKEVFTQLNGKPVRSFPVKRPMLRLDRIYFRGFDVIEGRRLSGLPWQNLSDHCGLYAELALYK encoded by the coding sequence ATGCGAATTCTTTCCTATAACGTTCACAAGGGGTTTTGCTCAGCAAATCGGCGGTTTTTATTGGATGAAATCCGCGACAGCATTCGCACGGTTAATGCCGATATTGTGTTTCTTCAGGAAGTGGTAGGCGAAAACCAACAGCATGCCAGTGCTGTTAATAATTGGATTGACGACAGTCAGTTTGAATATCTTGCCGATACCATTTGGCCTCACTATGCCTATGGCAAAAACGCGGTGTATGACCACGGCCATCATGGCAATGCCATTCTGAGTAAATATCACATACTCAGCTCGGATAATGTCGATGTTTCCCTTTATCGCCGCTCCCAGCGGGGTTTGTTATTTACTGAGATCGAGCCGGGTATCCATTTGGTGTGCGTGCATATGGGACTGCTTGGCTGGGAACGCCACCAGCAATTTCGCCTGCTGGAGAAAGCTATCGCCCAGCGCGTTCCGGCATCGGCGCCACTCATTATTGCCGGCGATTTTAACGATTGGACGGGCAGTCTTCACCAGCGCTTTAAGCGACGGATGGGGCTAAAAGAGGTATTTACTCAGCTTAATGGCAAGCCAGTGAGAAGCTTTCCTGTAAAACGTCCCATGCTGAGATTGGATAGAATCTATTTTCGAGGATTTGATGTTATTGAAGGCCGTCGATTGAGCGGTTTACCTTGGCAAAACCTGTCTGATCACTGTGGTCTATATGCGGAATTGGCACTTTACAAATAG
- a CDS encoding YchJ family protein, producing MSACPCCSGLDYEECCCPLLQGIDVAQTPEALMRSRFVAFARKAHGYLISTWHHSRRINEDETTLKSSFAGIRWTRLDIIDAPAYTENRGEVEFVAFYVDEEDKPGQLHERSRFVREKGHWLYLDGDILPPVKLGRNDPCWCGSQNKLKACHPT from the coding sequence TTTGGATTACGAAGAATGCTGCTGCCCGCTGTTACAAGGCATTGATGTAGCCCAAACCCCAGAAGCGCTTATGCGCTCACGCTTTGTGGCATTCGCCCGCAAAGCCCACGGTTATCTGATATCCACTTGGCATCACAGCCGCCGGATTAATGAGGATGAAACCACACTTAAATCCAGCTTTGCAGGTATTCGCTGGACGCGCCTGGATATTATTGATGCCCCTGCCTATACCGAAAACCGTGGTGAGGTAGAGTTTGTAGCTTTTTATGTGGACGAAGAAGATAAGCCCGGCCAGCTGCATGAGCGCTCTCGTTTTGTTCGGGAAAAGGGTCATTGGCTGTATTTGGACGGCGATATCCTGCCACCGGTAAAACTGGGCCGAAATGATCCCTGTTGGTGCGGAAGCCAGAACAAGCTCAAAGCCTGCCACCCGACCTAG